One window of Quercus robur chromosome 12, dhQueRobu3.1, whole genome shotgun sequence genomic DNA carries:
- the LOC126709353 gene encoding uncharacterized protein LOC126709353: MIITFVCRGIERILGFGEIKKIKETHRLSNKIMKLCIRHISVEHYFDGGRDPWLTRYDEDEDLSFINSSHQKKSFINSDSDVSKDHKQPQVDKETPILSAAKNGIIEMVERILRRFPMAIHDETSEGKNIVMLAAEYRQTQVYELFCKRHLRIESMFHKLDNRGNSTLHLAAKQIELTTGLIPGAALQMQWEIKWYEHIMKSMPRGFLHLPNKDGKTPGDVFMDTHKLLVEEGGKWLSDTSNACSIVAGLFVTVAFNMSTTVPGEVDEKGNPRLEKQLAFNIFAISSYISFYSSLLAMIMFLAILTSGNKESSFRSTLPMKLLLALTAFYVSIASTAICFSAAHFFILRQNLKSAAFPAYSWAVLLLICFAISGFPLYFHLTWAIFKRVPHHHQMITPAGFHIKH, from the exons ATGATTATCACATTTGTTTGCAGAGGAATAGAGCGCATTCTTGGATTTG GGGaaataaagaagataaaagaGACGCACAGATTGTCCAATAAGATCATGAAACTTTGTATCAGACATATAAGCGTAGAGCACTACTTCGACGGAGGGAGGGACCCTTGGCTAACTAGatatgatgaagatgaagacttaagttttattaattcttcccatcaaaaaaaaagttttattaattCCGATAGTGATGTTTCGAAGGATCATAAACAGCCACAGGTAGACAAAGAGACACCCATACTGTCTGCAGCAAAAAATGGAATCATAGAAATGGTTGAGCGAATACTACGCAGGTTTCCAATGGCTATCCATGACGAAACGAGCGAAGGAAAAAATATAGTAATGCTGGCAGCCGAGTACAGACAAACACAAGTATATGAGCTATTCTGCAAGAGACATTTACGGATAGAGAGTATGTTTCATAAACTGGATAACCGCGGGAATAGCACATTACACCTTGCAGCCAAACAAATAGAGCTGACGACGGGCCTAATTCCTGGGGCTGCATTGCAAATGCAATGGGAGATCAAGTGGTATGAG CACATAATGAAGTCCATGCCACGAGGCTTCCTTCATCTCCCCAACAAAGATGGCAAAACTCCAGGGGACGTTTTCATGGATACGCATAAACTTCTTGTCGAAGAGGGTGGGAAGTGGCTAAGTGACACATCGAATGCATGCTCAATTGTAGCAGGTCTCTTTGTCACTGTTGCCTTTAACATGTCAACCACCGTCCCTGGTGAGGTGGATGAAAAAGGCAATCCCCGCCTCGAAAAACAACTGGCATTTAATATTTTCGCCATCTCATCCTATATATCCTTCTATTCTTCACTGTTAGCGATGATCATGTTCCTTGCAATCCTCACTTCCGGGAACAAAGAAAGCAGTTTTCGTAGCACCCTACCAATGAAGCTTTTGTTGGCTTTAACAGCATTCTATGTGTCTATAGCATCTACCGCGATATGTTTTTCTGCAGCACACTTCTTCATTCTAAGACAAAATCTGAAATCTGCAGCTTTTCCAGCATATTCATGGGCAGTGCTGCTGCTAATATGCTTTGCTATATCAGGGTTTCCACTATACTTTCATTTGACATGGGCTATCTTCAAAAGAGTGCCACATCATCACCAAATGATAACTCCAGCTGGTTTTCATATTAAACATTAA